In a single window of the Zea mays cultivar B73 chromosome 5, Zm-B73-REFERENCE-NAM-5.0, whole genome shotgun sequence genome:
- the LOC100192969 gene encoding endoglucanase 1 precursor — protein MSAAASQSSVKAMAAAAAAVAMLLSAAAAVAAQHDYGDALHKCILFFEGQRSGRLPPDQRLRWRRDSGLHDGAAAGVDLTGGYYDAGDNVKFGFPMAFTATLMSWGLIDFGRSFGPHREEARKAVRWATDYLMKATAKRNTVYVQVGDAFRDHACWERPEDMDTPRTVYKVDPSHPGSDVAAETAAALAAGSIVFRDADPAYSKRLLDRAVAVFEFADKYRGPYSSSLHAAVCPCYCDYSGYQDELLWGAAWLHKATRRREYREYIKRNEVVLGASDAINEFGWDNKHAGINVLISKEVLMGKDEYFQSFRVNADNFMCTLLPGISNHPQIQYSPGGLLFKVGSSNMQHVTQLSFLLLAYSNYLSHAGGRVSCGSSSASPVQLRRVAKRQVDYILGDNPLRMSYMVGYGARFPRRIHHRASSLPSVAAHPARIGCKAGAAYYTSPAPNPNLLVGAVVGGPTDDSDAFPDARAVFQQSEPTTYINAPLMGLLAYFSAHPNPAESGGD, from the exons ATGTCGGCGGCGGCGTCGCAGAGCAGTGTCAAGGCAATGGCGGCGGCCGCAGCCGCTGTGGCAATGCTGCTCTCGGCCGCGGCGGCGGTGGCCGCGCAGCACGATTACGGCGACGCCCTGCACAAGTGCATCCTCTTCTTCGAGGGGCAGCGCTCGGGGAGGCTCCCGCCGGACCAGCGCCTCCGCTGGCGCCGCGACTCCGGCCTCCACGACGGCGCCGCGGCCGGG GTGGATCTGACCGGAGGGTACTACGACGCCGGCGACAACGTGAAGTTCGGGTTCCCGATGGCGTTCACGGCGACGCTCATGTCGTGGGGCCTGATCGACTTCGGGCGCAGCTTCGGCCCCCACAGGGAGGAGGCCCGGAAGGCGGTGCGGTGGGCGACGGACTACCTGATGAAGGCGACGGCGAAGCGGAACACGGTGTACGTGCAGGTGGGCGACGCGTTCCGCGACCACGCGTGCTGGGAGCGGCCCGAGGACATGGACACCCCGCGCACCGTGTACAAGGTGGACCCGTCCCACCCGGGCTCCGACGTCGCCGCCGAGACCGCCGCCGCGCTCGCCGCCGGCTCCATCGTCTTCCGCGACGCCGACCCCGCCTACTCCAAGCGCCTCCTCGACCGCGCCGTCGCC GTGTTCGAGTTCGCGGACAAGTACCGGGGCCCCTACAGCAGCAGCCTCCACGCGGCGGTGTGCCCCTGCTACTGCGACTACTCCGGATACCAGGACGAGCTGCTGTGGGGCGCGGCGTGGCTGCACAAGGCGACGCGGCGGCGGGAGTACCGCGAGTACATCAAGAGGAACGAGGTGGTGCTCGGCGCCAGCGACGCCATCAACGAGTTCGGCTGGGACAACAAGCACGCCGGCATCAACGTCCTCATCTCAAAG GAGGTTCTGATGGGGAAGGACGAGTACTTCCAGTCCTTCCGTGTCAACGCCGACAACTTCATGTGCACCCTCCTCCCCGGCATCTCCAATCACCCCCAGATCCAGTACTCCCCAG GCGGGCTGCTGTTCAAGGTCGGGAGCAGCAACATGCAGCACGTGACGCAGCTGTCGTTCCTCCTGCTGGCCTACTCCAACTACCTGAGCCACGCCGGCGGGCGCGTCTCGTGCGGCTCGTCGTCGGCGTCGCCGGTGCAGCTCCGCCGCGTGGCCAAGCGGCAGGTGGACTACATACTGGGCGACAACCCGCTGCGGATGTCGTACATGGTGGGGTACGGCGCGCGGTTCCCGCGGCGGATCCACCACCGCGCCAGCTCGCTGCCGTCCGTGGCGGCGCACCCGGCGCGGATCGGCTGCAAGGCCGGCGCCGCCTACTACACCAGCCCGGCGCCCAACCCGAACCTGCTCGTGGGCGCCGTCGTGGGCGGGCCCACCGACGACTCCGACGCCTTCCCCGACGCGCGCGCCGTGTTCCAGCAGTCCGAGCCCACCACGTACATCAACGCGCCGCTCATGGGCCTCCTCGCCTACTTCTCGGCACATCCCAACCCAGCCGAGTCGGGCGGCGACTGA